From a region of the Alnus glutinosa chromosome 1, dhAlnGlut1.1, whole genome shotgun sequence genome:
- the LOC133880543 gene encoding kinesin-like protein KIN-13A has translation MGGQMQQSNAAAATALYDHTGGGSLHNAGPASDAGDAVMARWLQSAGLQHLASPLASTGIDHRLLPNLLMQGYGAQSAEEKQRLFKLMRNLNFNGESASEPYAPAAQTSGGAAASDGFYSPDFRGDFGAGLLDLHAMDDTELLSEHVMSEPFEPSPFMPGGTRAFDNDFNVTSGGHQGGQPDADASVPLPTNEREGTKENNMAKIKVVVRKRPLNKKELSRKEEDVVTVYDSSYLTVHEPKLKVDLTAYVEKHEFCFDAVLNEHVTNDEVYRVTVEPIIPTIFERTKATCFAYGQTGSGKTFTMQPLPIRAAEDLVRLLHQPFYRNQRFKLWLSYFEIYGGKLFDLLSDRKKLFMREDGKQQVCIVGLQEFEVSDVQIVKEYIERGNAARSTGSTGANEESSRSHAILQLVVKKHSEVKDSKRNNDGNESKAGKIVGKISFIDLAGSERGADTTDNDRQTRIEGAEINKSLLALKECIRALDNDQIHIPFRGSKLTEVLRDSFVGNSRTVMISCISPNAGSCEHTLNTLRYADRVKSLSKSGNAKKDQAINSIPPYNKDVSSALSLPVSVDSEDVYDQRQEVKVADTGRRVVEKESLSYNPTADYNKQPSHFSSSYSLNGREEKAVVSSSMDRERYEMKNSYGDSTIQKTHSYSQISVDTEEKVQKVSPPRRKVSREEKSEKLGNWMKKDSSGSDLSTTGIKLPNTGNYNTSNTGSRQYEPEPPPDGNINAILEEEEALIAAHRKEIEDTMEIVREEMKLLAEVDQPGSLIDNYVTQLNFVLSRKAAGLVSLQARLARFQHRLKEQEILSRKRVPR, from the exons ATGGGTGGCCAGATGCAGCAAAGCAATGCTGCGGCCGCGACCGCCCTCTACGACCACACCGGCGGCGGGTCCCTCCACAATGCAGGCCCGGCTAGCGACGCGGGGGATGCGGTCATGGCGCGTTGGCTCCAGTCCGCCGGGTTGCAGCATCTGGCCTCTCCCTTGGCCTCCACCGGTATCGATCACCGCCTCCTCCCCAATCTTCTCATGCAG GGTTACGGAGCGCAGTCTGCTGAAGAGAAACAGAGGCTTTTTAAGTTGATGAGAAACCTCAATTTTAATGGGGAGTCTGCTTCTGAGCCATATGCGCCTGCTGCCCAAACTTCAGGAGGGGCGGCTGCATCAGATGGGTTTTATTCTCCGGATTTCAGGGGTGATTTTGGAGCTGGGCTTTTGGATCTTCATGCTATGGATGATACAGAGCTTCTGTCCGAG CATGTTATGTCAGAACCCTTTGAGCCCTCGCCCTTTATGCCTGGTGGTACAAGAGCATTTGACAATGACTTTAATGTGACGAGCGGTGGACATCAAGGAGGGCAACCAGATGCAGATGCATCAGTTCCATTACCTACGAATGAAAGAGAGGGCACAAAGGAAAACAACATGGCTAAAATTAAAGTTGTG GTACGTAAAAGACCTTTAAATAAGAAGGAGCTTTCTCGGAAGGAGGAGGATGTAGTAACCGTGTATGACAGTTCTTATTTGACTGTTCATGAACCCAAACTGAAG GTGGACTTGACTGCATATGTGGAGAAGCACGAGTTTTGTTTTGATGCTGTTCTCAATGAGCATGTCACCAATGATGAG GTATACCGGGTTACTGTTGAACCAATCATTCCTACCATTTTTGAGCGAACAAAGGCTACATGTTTTGCTTATGGTCAGACAG GTAGTGGTAAGACATTCACAATGCAGCCGTTACCTATAAGAGCTGCAGAAGACCTTGTTAGATTGTTACATCAGCCATTCTATCGTAATCAGAGATTCAAATTGTGGCTAAGCTATTTTGAGATATATGGTGGAAAACTCTTTGATCTTCTCAGCGACAGAAA GAAACTTTTTATGAGGGAAGATGGAAAGCAACAAGTTTGCATTGTTGGACTGCAAGAATTTGAAGTTTCTGATGTACAAATTGTTAAAGAATACATTGAGAGGGGTAATGCTGCAAGAAGTACAGGGTCCACTGGTGCCAATGAGGAATCTTCCAGGTCACATGCTATCTTACAACTTGTTGTTAAGAAGCACAGTGAGGTAAAAGATTCCAAGCGTAACAATGATGGAAATGAGTCTAAAGCTGGGAAAATTGTTGGGAAGATTTCTTTCATAGATCTTGCTGGCAGTGAGAGAGGTGCTGACACCACTGATAATGACCGACAGACAAG GATTGAGGGAGCAGAAATCAACAAGAGCCTTTTGGCACTCAAGGAGTGCATTCGTGCTCTGGACAATGATCAGATCCATATTCCTTTTCGTGGAAGCAAACTCACAGAAGTGCTTCGTGACTCCTTTGTTGGCAATTCAAGGACTGTTATGATCTCTTGCATTTCTCCAAATGCAGGTTCATGTGAGCATACACTCAACACTTTGCGATATGCAGATAG GGTTAAAAGTCTCTCTAAAAGTGGAAATGCAAAAAAGGATCAGGCAATAAATTCAATACCACCATATAATAAAGATGTTTCATCAGCATTATCTCTGCCGGTTTCTGTCGACTCCGAGGATGTTTATGACCAGCGTCAAGAGGTGAAAGTAGCAGATACAGGTAGAAGGGTTGTTGAAAAGGAAAGTCTCTCATACAACCCTACTGCTGATTATAATAAACAGCCCTCCCATTTCTCATCAAGTTACTCCTTAAATGGGCGGGAGGAAAAAGCGGTGGTTTCTAGCTCAATGGACAGGGAGAGGTATGAAATGAAAAATTCTTATGGTgattctactattcaaaagacgCACTCTTATTCCCAAATCTCAGTAGATACAGAAGAAAAAGTGCAAAAGGTGTCACCACCTCGTAGAAAGGTATCTAGGGAAGAGAAATCTGAGAAGCTGGGGAACTGGATGAAAAAAGATTCTAGTGGATCGGATCTCTCCACCACAGGCATCAAGCTGCCGAATACAGGCAATTACAACACAAGTAATACTGGATCCCGACAATATGAACCTGAACCTCCGCCTGACGGAAATATAAATGCAATACTTGAG GAAGAAGAGGCCTTAATTGCTGCTCatagaaaagaaattgaggACACCATGGAGATTGTTCGTGAA GAAATGAAACTGCTGGCAGAAGTGGACCAACCAGGCAGTCTCATTGACAACTATGTGACGCAGTTGAACTTTGTGCTTTCTCGCAAGGCAGCAGGGCTGGTTAGTCTTCAAGCCCGCCTCGCAAGGTTCCAGCACCGGTTGAAAGAACAGGAAATACTTAGTCGGAAACGAGTACCTCGTTAA